In Micromonospora sp. WMMD980, the following are encoded in one genomic region:
- a CDS encoding L-threonylcarbamoyladenylate synthase has translation MARYYDLHPDNPQPRVIRQVVDLLRADGVIVYPTDSCYALGCRLDNRAGVERIRDIRRLDERHPFTLVCADFAQLGQFVKLSNSVFRQVKAVIPGSYTFLLPATSEVPRRLQDPRRRVVGARVPKHTVTQALLAELGEPLLSSTLLLPDEPEPMTQGWEIKERLDHLVDAVVDAGDCGLEPTTVVDLSGDVPEILRRGVGDPSRFE, from the coding sequence GTGGCGAGGTACTACGACCTGCATCCGGACAATCCCCAACCGCGGGTGATCCGGCAGGTGGTGGACCTGCTGCGCGCCGACGGGGTGATCGTCTACCCGACCGACTCGTGCTACGCCCTCGGCTGCCGGCTCGACAACCGGGCCGGCGTGGAGCGGATCCGGGACATCCGCCGGCTCGACGAGCGGCACCCGTTCACGCTGGTGTGCGCCGACTTCGCCCAGCTCGGCCAGTTCGTCAAGCTCAGCAACTCGGTTTTCCGGCAGGTCAAGGCCGTGATCCCGGGCAGCTACACGTTCCTGCTCCCGGCGACCTCCGAGGTGCCCCGTCGGCTGCAGGACCCGCGCCGGCGGGTGGTCGGCGCGCGCGTGCCGAAGCACACCGTCACCCAGGCGCTGCTCGCCGAGTTGGGTGAGCCGCTGCTGTCCAGCACGCTGCTGCTGCCCGACGAGCCGGAGCCGATGACCCAGGGCTGGGAGATCAAGGAACGTCTCGACCACCTGGTCGACGCCGTGGTCGACGCCGGGGACTGCGGGCTGGAACCCACCACCGTGGTCGACCTCTCCGGCGACGTGCCGGAGATCCTGCGCCGGGGCGTCGGCGACCCGTCCCGCTTCGAGTAG
- a CDS encoding Na+/H+ antiporter, with protein MGALVLITVLCVTVLVGTTVGGRYSVAPPVLLISMGALLGLLPPFENVVLEPEVVLVLFLPAILYRESLVISLREIRANLAVIVLLAVALVIITMVAVAYVAQALGVEPAAAWVLGAVLAPTDAAAVAGLAKRMPRGILTTLRAESLVNDGTALVLFAVAAGVIAGGRVPGAFSLTGQFVGKSLGGVVAGLLVGGLVVLIRRHLDDPMREGGLSILTPFVAFLLADAAHASGVLAVVVSGLLLSYAGPRVIRARSRLTAYAFWDLSTFMINGSLFVLLGMQVPGSLRSITSHSPAASFGIAVLVALVVVATRLGWVHLSVSALQSVDRRQSRRSAHFDARMRTAAGWAGFRGAVSLAAALAVPVTTHDGTRVHERDLIIFVTVVVIVLIMVVQGTTLPAVVSWARLTGDREREDEVRRARIRATEAALEALPSVAADLGVAPDTVDRLRAGYQDHLDDVRSPRGEEAERERELVRRVQLEILDRKRQAVTRLRNSNQIDDAVLREFQAATDIEEVRLLGPEVED; from the coding sequence GTGGGCGCACTCGTGCTGATCACGGTGCTCTGCGTCACCGTGCTCGTCGGCACCACCGTCGGGGGCCGGTACAGCGTCGCGCCGCCGGTGCTGCTCATCTCGATGGGCGCGTTGCTGGGCCTGCTGCCGCCGTTCGAGAACGTGGTGCTCGAACCCGAGGTGGTGCTGGTGCTGTTCCTGCCGGCGATCCTCTACCGGGAGAGTCTGGTGATCAGCCTCCGCGAGATCCGCGCCAATCTGGCGGTGATCGTGCTGCTGGCCGTCGCGCTGGTGATCATCACGATGGTCGCGGTCGCGTACGTCGCGCAGGCCCTCGGTGTGGAGCCGGCCGCCGCCTGGGTGCTCGGCGCGGTCCTGGCACCGACCGACGCCGCCGCGGTCGCCGGCCTGGCCAAGCGGATGCCGCGCGGCATCCTCACCACGCTGCGCGCGGAGAGCCTGGTCAACGACGGTACGGCGCTGGTGCTGTTCGCGGTCGCGGCCGGCGTGATCGCGGGCGGCCGGGTGCCCGGCGCGTTCTCGCTGACCGGCCAGTTCGTCGGCAAGTCGCTGGGCGGGGTGGTGGCCGGGCTGCTCGTCGGCGGTCTGGTGGTGTTGATCCGCAGGCACCTCGACGATCCGATGCGTGAGGGTGGGCTGAGCATCCTGACCCCGTTCGTCGCGTTCCTGCTCGCCGACGCGGCGCACGCCAGTGGGGTGCTCGCGGTGGTCGTCTCCGGCCTGCTGCTGTCGTACGCGGGTCCGCGGGTGATCCGGGCCCGCTCCCGGCTCACCGCCTACGCGTTCTGGGACCTGTCCACCTTTATGATCAACGGCAGTCTGTTCGTGTTGCTCGGCATGCAGGTCCCGGGCTCGCTGCGCAGCATCACCAGCCATTCGCCGGCCGCGTCGTTCGGCATCGCGGTGCTGGTCGCGCTGGTCGTGGTGGCCACCCGGCTGGGCTGGGTGCACCTGTCGGTGTCCGCGTTGCAGAGCGTCGACCGGCGGCAGTCGCGGCGCTCGGCGCACTTCGACGCGCGGATGCGCACCGCGGCGGGCTGGGCCGGGTTCCGGGGTGCGGTCTCGCTCGCCGCGGCGCTGGCCGTGCCGGTGACCACGCACGACGGCACGCGGGTGCACGAGCGCGATCTGATCATCTTCGTCACCGTGGTGGTGATCGTGCTGATCATGGTGGTGCAGGGCACCACCCTGCCCGCGGTGGTGAGCTGGGCCCGGCTGACCGGCGACCGGGAACGCGAGGACGAGGTGCGCCGGGCGCGGATCCGGGCCACCGAGGCGGCGTTGGAGGCGCTGCCGTCGGTCGCCGCCGACCTGGGCGTCGCGCCGGACACCGTGGACCGGCTCCGCGCCGGCTACCAGGACCACCTGGACGACGTCCGCAGCCCGCGCGGCGAGGAGGCGGAGCGGGAGCGGGAACTGGTTCGCCGGGTGCAGTTGGAGATCCTGGACCGCAAGCGTCAGGCGGTCACCCGGCTGCGCAACTCCAACCAGATCGACGACGCGGTGCTGCGCGAGTTCCAGGCGGCCACCGACATCGAGGAGGTCCGGTTGCTCGGCCCCGAGGTGGAGGACTGA
- a CDS encoding endo-1,4-beta-xylanase, with protein sequence MDKVFARTSHSAAARPRAAVVSMLAGAAAVAATVAVATSASAGTTLGASAAEQGRYFGTAVAANKLSDGTYVGILNREFNMVTPENEMKWDATEPSQNQFNYSSSDRIVAHAQANGMRVRGHALAWHSQQPGWAQNMSGTALRNAMVNHITQVATHFKGKIYSWDVVNEAFDDGNGGRRDSNLQRTGNDWIEVAFRTARAADPGAKLCYNDYNTDNWTWAKTQGVYNMVKDFKARGVPIDCVGFQSHFNSGSPYPGNYRTTLQNFADLGVDVQITELDIEGSGSAQATTYGNVVKDCLAVARCNGITVWGIRDSDSWRASGTPLLFDGSGNKKAAYTSTLNALNAGGTTPPTSTPPTSTPPTSTPPTSTPPPAGACTASLTTNQWQGGFVTNVRVTAGGSALNGWSVTLTVPAGSSVTNTWSAQASGSSGQVTFRNVDYNRQVGAGGSTEFGFQGTGTAPSGTVSCTAG encoded by the coding sequence ATGGACAAGGTGTTCGCCCGCACCAGCCACAGCGCGGCAGCCCGGCCGCGTGCCGCGGTGGTGTCGATGCTCGCCGGAGCCGCGGCGGTCGCGGCCACGGTCGCGGTCGCGACAAGCGCCAGTGCCGGCACCACGCTCGGCGCGTCGGCGGCGGAGCAGGGCCGCTACTTCGGCACCGCGGTGGCCGCGAACAAGCTGTCCGACGGCACGTACGTCGGCATCCTGAACCGCGAGTTCAACATGGTCACGCCCGAGAACGAGATGAAGTGGGACGCCACCGAGCCGTCCCAGAACCAGTTCAACTACAGCAGCTCCGACCGGATCGTCGCGCACGCGCAGGCCAACGGCATGCGGGTCCGTGGCCACGCGCTGGCCTGGCACTCGCAGCAGCCGGGCTGGGCGCAGAACATGTCCGGCACCGCGCTGCGCAACGCGATGGTCAACCACATCACCCAGGTCGCCACCCACTTCAAGGGCAAGATCTACTCCTGGGACGTGGTGAACGAGGCGTTCGACGACGGCAACGGCGGTCGCCGCGACTCGAACCTCCAGCGCACCGGCAACGACTGGATCGAGGTCGCGTTCCGCACCGCCCGCGCCGCCGACCCGGGCGCCAAGCTCTGCTACAACGACTACAACACCGACAACTGGACCTGGGCCAAGACGCAGGGCGTCTACAACATGGTCAAGGACTTCAAGGCCCGGGGTGTGCCGATCGACTGCGTCGGCTTCCAGTCGCACTTCAACAGCGGCTCGCCGTACCCGGGCAACTACCGCACCACGCTGCAGAACTTCGCCGACCTCGGCGTCGACGTGCAGATCACCGAGCTCGACATCGAGGGCTCCGGCAGCGCCCAGGCCACCACCTACGGCAACGTGGTGAAGGACTGCCTGGCCGTGGCGCGGTGCAACGGCATCACCGTCTGGGGCATCCGGGACAGCGACTCCTGGCGGGCCAGCGGTACGCCGCTGCTCTTCGACGGCAGTGGCAACAAGAAGGCGGCGTACACCTCGACGCTCAACGCGCTGAACGCCGGCGGCACCACGCCGCCGACCAGCACGCCGCCCACCAGTACGCCGCCCACCAGCACCCCGCCCACCAGCACCCCGCCGCCGGCGGGCGCCTGCACCGCGTCGCTCACCACCAACCAGTGGCAGGGCGGCTTCGTCACCAACGTCCGGGTCACCGCCGGCGGCAGCGCGCTCAACGGTTGGTCGGTGACGCTGACCGTGCCCGCCGGCTCGTCGGTGACCAACACGTGGAGCGCCCAGGCCAGCGGTTCCAGCGGCCAGGTGACGTTCCGCAACGTCGACTACAACCGCCAGGTCGGCGCCGGCGGCAGCACCGAGTTCGGCTTCCAGGGGACGGGCACCGCCCCCTCCGGCACGGTGAGCTGCACGGCAGGCTGA
- a CDS encoding S1 family peptidase, which yields MRRPSLVFLALAALLAVTPAAARAGAARPATPASLAEVRTAGTAWGHDPATGRLTVTVDETVRGAELAAVRRAADRSGAVLRHQPGRLRTLIAGGQAVYTGGGRCSLGANARSGSTWYFVTAGHCTNLGATWYSDSARTSVLGSRTGSSFPGNDYGVVRYTGRVAHPSAVYTYPGQVTISGAGSAYVGQAVCRSGATTGVRCGLVTGLNQTVNYAEGSVTGLIRTNICAEPGDSGGPLYVAATGTVLGILSGGSGNCASGGTSYYQPILEILAAYGLSIP from the coding sequence ATGCGCCGACCGTCGCTCGTCTTCCTCGCGCTCGCCGCGCTGCTCGCCGTCACCCCGGCCGCGGCCCGGGCCGGCGCGGCCCGGCCCGCCACGCCCGCGTCGCTCGCCGAGGTGCGCACCGCCGGTACCGCCTGGGGCCACGACCCGGCCACCGGCCGCCTGACCGTCACCGTCGACGAGACCGTACGCGGAGCCGAACTGGCCGCGGTGCGCCGGGCCGCCGACCGGTCCGGGGCGGTGCTGCGGCACCAGCCCGGCCGGCTGCGCACACTGATCGCCGGCGGCCAGGCGGTCTACACCGGCGGTGGGCGCTGCTCGCTCGGCGCGAACGCGCGCAGCGGCAGCACCTGGTACTTCGTCACCGCCGGACACTGCACGAACCTCGGTGCCACCTGGTATTCCGACAGCGCGCGCACCAGCGTGCTGGGCTCCCGTACCGGCAGCAGCTTCCCCGGCAACGACTACGGGGTGGTCCGCTACACCGGCAGGGTCGCCCACCCCAGCGCCGTCTACACGTACCCCGGCCAGGTGACCATCTCCGGGGCGGGCAGCGCGTACGTCGGGCAGGCGGTCTGCCGCAGCGGCGCCACCACCGGCGTGCGGTGCGGCCTGGTCACCGGCCTGAACCAGACCGTCAACTACGCCGAGGGCAGCGTCACCGGGCTGATCCGCACCAACATCTGCGCCGAGCCGGGGGACAGCGGCGGCCCACTCTACGTGGCCGCGACCGGCACCGTCCTCGGCATCCTCTCCGGCGGCAGCGGCAACTGCGCCAGCGGTGGCACCAGCTACTACCAGCCGATCCTGGAGATCCTCGCCGCCTACGGCCTGAGTATCCCGTGA
- a CDS encoding putative quinol monooxygenase, whose protein sequence is MIFITAKFRVRPADADHWPEIAADFTAATRAEPGCLWFDWSRSLDDPTEYVLVEAFRDDQAGAAHVQSAHFREARRTLPPHLAETPRIVNATVPQDDWSLLGELAVPGDA, encoded by the coding sequence ATGATCTTCATCACCGCCAAGTTCCGCGTCCGGCCGGCCGACGCCGACCACTGGCCCGAGATCGCCGCCGACTTCACCGCCGCCACCCGCGCCGAGCCCGGCTGCCTGTGGTTCGACTGGTCCCGCAGCCTCGACGACCCGACCGAGTACGTGCTGGTCGAGGCGTTCCGCGACGACCAGGCGGGCGCGGCGCACGTGCAGTCGGCGCACTTCCGCGAGGCGCGGCGCACGCTGCCGCCGCACCTCGCGGAGACGCCGCGGATCGTCAACGCCACCGTGCCGCAGGACGACTGGTCGCTCCTGGGTGAGCTGGCCGTGCCCGGCGACGCCTGA
- a CDS encoding DUF1330 domain-containing protein, with product MTVYALAQLTVHDRARYDRYVAAFLPVLARHGGRLLAADTAPRVVSGEWPHDKVVLLSFDSREDFERWSTSPEYVRIARDREAATDGVLLLLDGIGHAWPA from the coding sequence GTGACCGTCTACGCCCTCGCGCAGCTCACCGTCCACGACCGGGCGCGCTACGACAGGTACGTCGCCGCCTTCCTGCCGGTGCTGGCCCGGCACGGCGGCCGGCTGCTCGCCGCCGACACCGCCCCCCGGGTGGTGTCCGGCGAGTGGCCGCACGACAAGGTGGTCCTGCTGTCCTTCGACAGCCGGGAGGACTTCGAGCGGTGGTCCACCTCGCCGGAGTACGTGCGGATCGCCCGCGACCGGGAGGCGGCCACCGACGGGGTGCTCCTGCTGCTCGACGGGATCGGCCACGCCTGGCCGGCCTGA
- a CDS encoding ABC-F family ATP-binding cassette domain-containing protein, whose translation MSDAYVVSSALTFSWPDDSPVFTDLSFSVPGGRTGLVALNGAGKTTLLRLIAGELRPTAGTVTVHGVLGYLPQHLPFAVDQTVAQVLGVDRAVAALHAIEAGDAREEHFTAVGDDWDVEERTRAELDRLGLGELALDRRLGTLSGGQVISLGLAAQLLRRPDVLLLDEPTNNLDEAARERLTAVLRGWTGCLLVVSHDRALLDEMDRIASLEDDEIRWYGGAFTAYEETVRAEREVAERQVRTAEQDLKRQRRELQQARERAARRASTAARNLPDAGLARIVAGGLKRDAQVSAGRAAETHAARVGDAQTRLDQASRAARQDDRIVIDLPDTAVPAGRTVFHGERLRAGYDGRSVFAGDGVDLTVRGPGRIALTGGNGAGKSTLLRLVSGDQAPVAGTATRVEGRVAYLSQRLDLLDPARTVAENLAAFAPGLADAERMNLLARFLFRGDRAHLPVRVLSGGELLRATLACVLNASPAPQLLLLDEPTNNLDLDSVAQLESALGGYRGAMIVVSHDPRFLAAIGVDRWLRLADGALAETRAPGEAG comes from the coding sequence ATGTCCGACGCCTACGTCGTCAGCTCCGCGCTCACCTTCTCCTGGCCGGACGACTCTCCGGTCTTCACCGACCTGTCCTTCTCCGTGCCCGGCGGCCGGACCGGCCTGGTGGCCCTCAACGGCGCCGGCAAGACCACGCTGCTGCGGCTGATCGCCGGCGAGCTGCGCCCGACCGCCGGCACGGTCACCGTCCACGGTGTCCTCGGCTACCTGCCCCAGCACCTGCCGTTCGCCGTCGACCAGACCGTCGCGCAGGTGCTCGGCGTCGACCGGGCCGTCGCCGCGCTGCACGCCATCGAGGCCGGCGACGCCCGCGAGGAGCACTTCACCGCCGTCGGCGACGACTGGGACGTGGAGGAGCGCACCCGGGCCGAGTTGGACCGGCTGGGCCTGGGCGAGCTGGCACTCGACCGTCGCCTCGGCACGCTCAGCGGCGGCCAGGTGATCTCCCTCGGCCTGGCCGCGCAACTGTTGCGCCGCCCGGACGTGCTGCTGCTCGACGAGCCGACCAACAACCTCGACGAGGCGGCCCGGGAGCGGCTCACCGCGGTGCTGCGTGGGTGGACCGGCTGCCTGCTGGTGGTCAGCCACGACCGGGCGCTGCTCGACGAGATGGACCGCATCGCCTCCCTGGAGGACGACGAGATCCGCTGGTACGGCGGCGCCTTCACCGCCTACGAGGAGACGGTGCGCGCCGAGCGCGAGGTCGCCGAACGGCAGGTCCGCACCGCCGAGCAGGACCTCAAGCGACAGCGACGGGAGCTGCAGCAGGCCCGGGAACGCGCCGCCCGTCGCGCCTCCACCGCCGCGCGGAACCTGCCCGACGCCGGGCTGGCCCGGATCGTCGCCGGTGGCCTCAAGCGCGACGCCCAGGTCTCGGCCGGTCGGGCCGCCGAGACGCACGCCGCGCGCGTCGGCGACGCGCAGACCCGGCTGGACCAGGCCAGCCGGGCCGCCCGCCAGGACGACCGGATCGTGATCGACCTGCCCGACACCGCCGTGCCGGCCGGCCGGACCGTCTTCCACGGCGAGAGGCTGCGCGCCGGGTACGACGGCCGGTCGGTGTTCGCCGGCGACGGCGTCGACCTGACCGTCCGGGGGCCGGGACGGATCGCGCTCACCGGTGGCAACGGCGCCGGCAAGTCCACGCTGCTGCGCCTGGTCAGCGGCGACCAGGCGCCGGTCGCCGGCACCGCCACCCGGGTCGAGGGCCGGGTGGCGTACCTGTCACAACGGCTGGACCTGCTCGACCCGGCGCGTACGGTCGCCGAGAACCTCGCCGCGTTCGCGCCCGGGCTCGCCGACGCCGAGCGGATGAACCTGCTGGCCCGGTTCCTGTTCCGCGGCGACCGGGCGCACCTGCCGGTGCGGGTGCTCTCCGGCGGTGAACTGCTGCGGGCCACCCTGGCCTGCGTGCTGAACGCCTCGCCGGCGCCGCAGTTGCTGCTGCTCGACGAGCCCACCAACAACCTCGACCTGGACAGCGTCGCGCAGTTGGAGAGCGCGCTCGGCGGCTACCGGGGGGCGATGATCGTGGTCAGCCACGACCCGCGGTTCCTGGCCGCGATCGGCGTGGACCGGTGGCTGCGGCTGGCCGACGGCGCGCTGGCCGAGACCCGCGCGCCGGGGGAGGCTGGCTAG
- a CDS encoding acyl-CoA thioesterase, protein MADPFRVRVTVRGYELDTQGHLNQAVYLQYAEHARWECLRAAGIAQDRLLAAGVGPVALEVTVRYLRELRGGDEVDVTCEFRWGEGRTFGIVQDFTRPDGTPVAAVTGVGGLLDLAARRLVPEPGERLRALAVDPAPMSL, encoded by the coding sequence ATGGCAGATCCATTCCGGGTGCGGGTCACCGTGCGCGGCTACGAGCTGGACACCCAGGGACACCTCAACCAGGCGGTCTACCTTCAATACGCCGAGCACGCCCGCTGGGAGTGCCTGCGCGCCGCCGGGATCGCCCAGGACCGGTTGCTCGCCGCGGGCGTCGGACCCGTCGCCCTGGAGGTGACCGTGCGCTACCTGCGGGAGCTGCGCGGCGGCGACGAGGTCGACGTCACCTGCGAGTTCCGCTGGGGCGAGGGCAGGACGTTCGGCATCGTGCAGGACTTCACCCGCCCGGACGGGACCCCGGTCGCCGCGGTGACCGGGGTCGGCGGCCTGCTCGACCTGGCCGCCCGGCGGCTGGTGCCCGAGCCGGGCGAGCGGTTGCGGGCGCTGGCCGTCGACCCGGCGCCGATGAGCCTGTGA
- a CDS encoding methyltransferase domain-containing protein, with protein sequence MDPSRDAVDPPPEPDHRYLLDNARTEAGERFTWLAALFDGVTRSHVDRLGLRAGWRCWEVGAGGPGVPEALAAAVGPAGHVLATDIDPSWLDPRGGYEVREHAVVRDPPPQPGTFDLVHARLVLVHVPDRARALATMVAALRPGGWLLVEDADTELQPLACLDEVGPAQQRANTLRRAVRELMTRRGADMRFGRTLPGALRAAGLVDVAASGWFPVGGLACDRLEAATVRMVRADLLAAGLTGDAEIDAHLAAVDAGDLDLTLAPLVSAWGRRPA encoded by the coding sequence ATGGACCCATCGCGGGACGCCGTCGATCCCCCGCCCGAGCCGGATCACCGCTACCTGCTCGACAACGCGCGGACGGAGGCGGGCGAGCGGTTCACCTGGCTGGCCGCGCTGTTCGACGGTGTCACCCGGAGCCACGTCGACCGGCTCGGGTTACGGGCGGGCTGGCGCTGCTGGGAGGTCGGCGCCGGCGGCCCCGGCGTGCCCGAGGCCCTCGCCGCGGCCGTCGGCCCGGCCGGTCACGTGCTCGCCACCGACATCGACCCGTCCTGGTTGGACCCGCGCGGCGGGTACGAGGTGCGCGAGCACGCCGTCGTCCGGGACCCGCCGCCGCAGCCCGGCACGTTCGACCTGGTGCACGCGCGGCTGGTGCTCGTGCACGTGCCCGACCGGGCCCGCGCGCTGGCCACCATGGTGGCGGCGCTGCGGCCCGGCGGTTGGCTGCTGGTGGAGGACGCCGACACCGAGCTGCAGCCGCTGGCCTGCCTGGACGAGGTCGGCCCGGCGCAGCAGCGGGCCAACACGCTGCGGCGCGCCGTCCGGGAGCTGATGACCCGCCGGGGCGCCGACATGCGCTTCGGCCGGACGCTGCCGGGGGCGTTGCGGGCGGCCGGCCTGGTCGACGTCGCGGCGTCCGGCTGGTTCCCGGTCGGCGGGCTTGCCTGCGACCGGCTGGAGGCCGCGACGGTGCGGATGGTCCGTGCCGACCTGCTCGCCGCCGGCCTGACCGGTGACGCCGAGATCGACGCGCACCTGGCCGCGGTCGACGCCGGCGACCTCGACCTCACGCTCGCGCCGCTGGTCTCGGCGTGGGGCCGCCGCCCCGCCTGA
- a CDS encoding response regulator transcription factor: MPSVTRVVLAEDEVLLREGLVGLLTRFGFAVAAAVGSAPELLDAVRTHRPDLVVTDIRMPPEHRDDGLRAAVTLRAERPDLAVVVLSQHVQSGYAAALLDSGDGRRVGYLLKDRVADVAEFADTLRRVAAGGTAVDPDVVRHLLRRPRDPLDALSRREREVLGLVAEGHSNGAIAARLHVTEAAVGKHVGNILAKLDLPPDDDTNRRVLAVLAYLRGGG; encoded by the coding sequence GTGCCGTCCGTGACCCGGGTCGTCCTCGCCGAGGACGAGGTCCTCCTCCGCGAGGGACTGGTGGGCCTGCTGACCCGCTTCGGCTTCGCGGTGGCCGCCGCCGTCGGCTCCGCCCCGGAGTTGCTGGACGCGGTCCGTACCCACCGACCGGACCTGGTGGTGACCGACATCCGGATGCCGCCGGAGCACCGCGACGACGGCCTGCGCGCGGCGGTGACGCTGCGCGCGGAGCGCCCGGACCTGGCCGTGGTGGTGCTGAGCCAGCACGTGCAGAGCGGGTACGCGGCGGCGCTGCTGGACAGCGGCGACGGCCGGCGGGTCGGCTACCTGCTCAAGGACCGGGTGGCCGACGTCGCCGAGTTCGCCGACACGCTGCGCCGGGTGGCGGCCGGCGGCACGGCCGTCGACCCGGACGTGGTGCGGCACCTGCTGCGCCGCCCACGCGACCCGCTCGACGCGCTCTCCCGGCGGGAGCGGGAGGTGCTGGGCCTGGTCGCCGAGGGCCACTCCAACGGGGCGATCGCGGCCCGGTTGCACGTCACCGAGGCGGCGGTCGGCAAGCACGTCGGCAACATCCTGGCCAAGCTGGACCTGCCGCCGGACGACGACACCAACCGTCGGGTGCTGGCCGTGCTCGCCTACCTGCGTGGCGGCGGCTGA
- a CDS encoding histidine kinase gives MTQPSHLAGALRRRHYPLSAWPWRALAYAATTLPVAGVLAVAWSVVVAPLLLVVSALRRDRPVDVPVLAVLAVLALIALAVAPLASAPVAAVERWRLGLVDSRPLPGPLRRGPIARLTGAAAWREVAYTAWLSTVVPLAYGTFGLLVLLDVALVAGPWLTGGGERIVLVWDTVESPAGAVPYAVAGVLAAPALLYLAGLLVAGQAAVARWLLDGAPDAGALREVARSRARLVGAYEAERRRIERDVHDGAQPRLTSLTLQLGLARLDVPDDSPAARPLDAAHEQAKELMVTLRGIVQGIRPRQLTELGLAGAVGDLAARSVVPVTVRADLSHPAPELVETTAWYVVSEALGNVARHADATRAEVRLTRADRRLVVEVEDDGGGGADPGRGTGLTGLADRVAAADGRLLLASPPGGPTVVRVELPCRP, from the coding sequence ATGACTCAGCCGTCGCACCTGGCCGGGGCGTTGCGCCGCCGCCACTACCCGCTCTCCGCCTGGCCCTGGCGGGCCCTGGCGTACGCCGCGACCACCCTGCCGGTCGCCGGTGTCCTGGCGGTCGCCTGGTCGGTGGTCGTCGCGCCGCTGCTGCTGGTGGTGAGCGCGCTGCGCCGGGACCGGCCGGTCGACGTGCCGGTGCTGGCCGTGCTCGCCGTGCTGGCGCTGATCGCGCTGGCCGTCGCGCCGCTGGCGAGCGCACCGGTGGCGGCGGTCGAGCGGTGGCGGCTCGGCCTGGTCGACTCCCGGCCGCTGCCCGGCCCGCTCCGGCGCGGCCCGATCGCCCGCCTCACCGGCGCGGCCGCCTGGCGGGAGGTCGCGTACACCGCCTGGCTGTCCACCGTGGTGCCGCTGGCCTACGGGACGTTCGGCCTGCTGGTGCTGCTCGACGTCGCGCTCGTCGCCGGTCCGTGGCTGACCGGCGGCGGGGAGCGGATCGTGCTGGTCTGGGACACCGTCGAGTCCCCGGCCGGAGCGGTCCCGTACGCCGTCGCCGGCGTGCTCGCCGCCCCGGCGCTGCTCTACCTGGCCGGTCTGCTGGTCGCCGGTCAGGCGGCGGTGGCCCGGTGGCTGCTCGACGGCGCGCCCGACGCCGGCGCGCTACGGGAGGTGGCCCGGTCCCGGGCCCGCCTGGTGGGCGCCTACGAGGCGGAACGCCGCCGCATCGAGCGGGACGTGCACGACGGGGCGCAGCCGCGCCTGACCAGCCTCACCCTCCAGCTCGGGCTGGCCCGCCTCGACGTGCCGGACGACTCCCCCGCCGCCCGGCCGCTCGACGCGGCGCACGAGCAGGCCAAGGAGCTGATGGTGACGCTGCGCGGCATCGTTCAGGGCATCCGCCCCCGGCAACTCACCGAGTTGGGGCTGGCCGGCGCGGTCGGTGACCTGGCCGCCCGGTCGGTGGTCCCGGTCACCGTGCGGGCCGACCTGTCCCACCCCGCGCCGGAGCTGGTCGAGACCACCGCCTGGTACGTGGTCTCTGAGGCGCTGGGCAACGTGGCCCGGCATGCCGACGCGACCCGGGCCGAGGTGCGGTTGACCCGCGCCGACCGCCGGCTGGTGGTGGAGGTCGAGGACGACGGCGGGGGCGGCGCCGACCCGGGCCGGGGCACCGGCCTGACCGGGCTCGCCGACCGGGTGGCCGCGGCGGACGGCAGGTTGCTGCTGGCCAGCCCGCCCGGCGGGCCTACAGTCGTGCGGGTGGAGCTGCCGTGCCGTCCGTGA
- a CDS encoding DUF998 domain-containing protein, which produces MTRDRLTASCWLLATALFLTANLVVGLAWREPRFDWTHHNISDLGNVGCGVWDTTRPRLVCSPWHPAMNVALVAVGLLLAAGVLVGRTAFGRGRAATVARACALAAAGGYVLAGVYPADVDENRHVLGAVLIFVLGNCGLLLGARAAHPAALDDLPGAGLHLGAVGLAGAALFLARVDVGIGVGGMERVAVAPLFGWVSWAALRLLRECRPACLS; this is translated from the coding sequence ATGACTCGTGACCGGCTCACCGCGAGCTGCTGGCTGCTCGCCACCGCGCTGTTCCTGACCGCCAATCTCGTGGTCGGGCTGGCCTGGCGGGAACCGCGTTTCGACTGGACTCACCACAACATCAGCGACCTGGGCAACGTCGGGTGCGGCGTGTGGGACACCACCCGGCCACGGCTCGTGTGCTCGCCGTGGCACCCGGCGATGAACGTCGCCCTCGTCGCCGTCGGGCTGCTGCTCGCGGCCGGCGTCCTGGTCGGCCGGACCGCGTTCGGCCGGGGCCGCGCCGCGACCGTGGCCCGGGCGTGCGCGCTCGCCGCGGCAGGCGGGTACGTGCTGGCCGGCGTCTATCCGGCGGACGTGGACGAGAATCGGCACGTGCTCGGCGCGGTGCTGATCTTCGTGCTGGGCAACTGTGGTCTGCTCCTCGGGGCGCGGGCCGCCCACCCGGCCGCGCTCGACGACCTGCCAGGCGCCGGCCTGCACCTCGGCGCGGTCGGGCTGGCGGGCGCCGCGCTGTTCCTGGCCCGGGTCGACGTGGGCATCGGGGTGGGCGGCATGGAGCGGGTCGCCGTCGCGCCGCTGTTCGGCTGGGTGTCGTGGGCGGCCTTGCGCCTGCTCCGGGAGTGTCGGCCGGCGTGCCTATCCTGA